TTGCCTTATTGTCCAAGGTCTACGAACGTACATAGTAGAGTAGGGACCACGTAAATTAGGTGCTATTCCTGCAACAAAATCTAAATGTTTAAGGTCTTCTAAATCTTCTTTAGTATAATGAGATTTTACTTCAATTTTTTCTGCAGTAGATTGCATTTTCACCCCATTTGAAGAGGTGTCTTGAGTGTCGTAATTTAATTTTAAATGCTGTAAATTCTTTCTACTCATGGTCTTCTGTTTCAGTAAAGTCATTAAAGAACATATGGCCATAGCCATATTCAAAAACGACATATAATTTTAAATAAGGATCTCTCGCTATTTTTAGAGAGTTTCTTCCAATAGCATCAGAGAACAAATCTGGTTTCATGCTGTTGGTAGTTAAAAGTGCTTTAAATGTTGTTTTAAGATCTTTGTCTATCATATTTGCAGCAATGCACTTTATGAAGTCTGATTTATAGTTTAGGTTAGAGTCTTCATTGTAAACATCCCAAATTTCTGGTTTAGATTCTTTTAGCATTTCAAAAACCTTTACAGTATGAGGAGATACAAACTCTTTAACATCTAGTTTGTTTTTTAAAGTTGGGTAAAACCACTGTCCATAAATTTGCTCACTCTGTGCATTTAAGTTGCCAATATGAACTTTAATATCGTGCTCAAAACTATAAAATGCCTCTTTTAGCAATGGTTCTGTCTCATTAGCACAAACCGTGAAGTTTGGCATGTCCTGAAATTTATATTCAAACTTTTCCTGACAACTAAAAGTTGTCACTAGACATATAAAAAAGATAAGTTTTAAAACTGGTTTCATATTGCTAATCTTTTATAGTGGTTAGGTCTTTATTAAACATTCTTCCAAAACCATATTGGAAAACTGCATAGTGATTTAAATATGGGTCTATTGCAAGTCTTGAATAGTTTCCGGTAAGTAATGGTTCAACCAATTCAGGTTTAAATGTATTGGTGTCTTTTAATGCTAGGAATGTAGTTTTTACATTATTATCATCTATATTATTAAAGACACACGTCATAAAAGGACTGTCTAAGTTTAGGGTCATTTCACCTTGATTTTTAATCCAAAATTCAGGGTGTTTCTCTTTTAGCATTTTAAAAAGTGTTACAGTACGTTCTGAAATAATTTGTTCTGGTGTAACTTTTTCTTTTATGGCATGGTTAATCCATTTAGCCATGGCTTTCATTAAATTTTTCTTCTTAGGGTCGTTATTGTAGTTATAAATATCTTCTTCATAACTGTAAAAGGCTTCTTTTATAAGCTTTGTATCTAAGCTATCACAAATAAACCTATCTGGATAATTATTAAAGCTATACTCATAGTCTTTCTGCTCTGTTTTACAACTCCATAAAACAGTAACTAAAATAAGCGGCAAAAGAATGTGATGGAATTTATTTAGCTTCATTTTTCAATCGTTCTTGTTCTAATTGTTCAGCCAGACGTTTTTCAATTATTGGCTCTATTAATGTTTTTCTCGGATTTTGTTTTACAAAAGGGTACAATTGTAAATCATTTGCCATTACATCTTGTTTGTTAGGATGCTTGTTGGTTCCTATAAGAGATAGCTTGCCATCATTAAATAACTGTTGTTCTTGTGAAGCAGAATCTTTTATCTTTTGCTGAATTTTACCATCAAATAATTGTTGTACAAAACCGCCACCCATTTCAATTTGCTTGAAAATTTCTAACGCTTTTTCAGCAAACTGTTGTGTAAGACTTTCAATATAATAACTACCGTCTGCAGCATTGTCTACTATATCAAAATAACTTTCGTGTTTCAAGACTAGTAGTTGGTTTCTAGAAATGCGATCTCCAAATTCATTATTTTTATGAAACAATGCATCATATGGCATATTATAAATTGCATTTGCACCACCTAAAGCAGCACTCATACACTCTGTTGTAGTTCGTAGCATATTTACATTGTAATCATAAATAGCCTTGTTGCGTTTTGTGGGGTGAGCAAGAATAAATAAATTATCATTTAAGTTATACTCCTTAGCAAGAGTGCTAAATAATAAACGTAGTGCTCTAAGTTTTGCAATCTCAAAAAAGTAATTAGAGCCTATTGAAACCTTTACCGTAAAATTTAAATCTTTTTGGTCTGTAAAGTGGTTTGCGTATTCATTTATATGGGCTAAAGTATATGCTAATTCTTGCGGAATATTAGCACCAGCATTTTGATAAAGTGCAGCATCTATACTTAAAATATCTTTCCCAATACATTTATTTAAAACTGAATGATCTTCATCTTTATTAGTAAACCAGTTACCATCTTTTGCAAGATGACCAATAACATCTACTCCAATCTTTAAATTGTAAGACTGCTGAAGGTCTTTTAAGTTTTTTATAAATACTTCAGAAAGAAAAGTACACTCAATATATATGAATTTATCACCTATGTTTAGTTTATCTAAAATAGCTTTTACGTTAACTGAGTCATTAGGGATAACAAACCATAACATTTCTGCACCACGCGTAAGTACATTGTTTGCTCTGGTGATGCTTTTTTCTACATTTTCTATGTAAATTTTTTCACAGACATCCCAAGAAGAAACCGCTTTTACAGACACTAACTTAGTGTCTTCTCTATGGTAAAAGGGTTTTACATCTATACCGTGATGGCTTTTGTAAATTAGGGTGTCATTGTAATCTGCGCCTTTAAGGTCTACTTGTATTTTCTGTTTCCAAGCTTTAGCGCTAACAGGATCAAAATCTTTAAATAGGTCTTTAGTCATAGTTTGTGTTTGTAAATAACAAAGGGATTTTAAAATTAAAGACTGTTTAATCTAATCTTAAAATTATTGCTATTGTATGCTATCTTCATATTCAATAATAAAAATCTCTTCATTTTCTCGCTTCATATAATATTCTTCTCTGGCAAATTTCTCAATTTCCACCGAGTCTTCTAAAGTTTTGATGGTAGTCTTGTCTTTGGCGATTTCCTCTTTGTAGTAATCCTTGTTTTTTTCAAGATCACTTATTTCGTTACTAAGTTCATTATGGATAAACCAAGAATTACTGTCGAAAAAAAACATCCAAATAGCAAAAACTATAAGTAACAAGATATACTTGTTACTTAAAAATCTGAACCACCATTTTTGCTTTAGATCTTTAAATCTCATAAGGCTAAAGATACAATTTTAGGTAAGACGTTCTCTTATGATACTCTGTACAATATCAACAGCTACGGTATTATATCTGTTGTTAGGAATAATCATATCTGCAAACTCCTTGGTAGGTTCTATAAATTGCTGGTGCATTGGTTTTAACGTCGTTTGGTAGCGGTTAAGCACCTCTTCTAAATCTCTGCCACGTTCTGCAATATCACGTTTTAAACGCCTTATTAAACGTTCATCACTATCTGCGTGCACGTAAATCTTAATGTCGAATAGGTCTCGTAACTCAGGATTTGTAAGAATTAAAATACCTTCTACAATCATTACCTTGGTAGGGTATGTGGTTGTAGTTTCTCCAGTGCGGTTATGCTCTACAAAAGAATATACGGGTTGCTCTATAGGTTTGTTGTTTCTAAGATCGTTTAAATGTTGCGTTAGTAAAGGAAAATCTATGGACTGAGGATGATCAAAATTTATCTTTGTACGCTGCTCAAGAGTAAGGTTAGATGTGTCTTTGTAGTAATGGTCTTGAGAAATAACTGCCACATCTTCTGTAGCTAACTGATCTATAATTTGATTGACCACCGTTGTTTTTCCACAGCCAGTACCGCCAGCAATTCCTATAATGAGCATCTCAATAAAAAGTTTGAAGTTTGAGCGGCAAAGTTAGAAGTTAATTCACGAAAATGGTAAACAGATGCTGAAAAAATAATTTAATACAATTTAAGCTTTAGGGGTTGTTGAAATTTGCTTTGAATGCTTATAAAATAATATAGATGCTAAAAAGCCTATAGTAGAAAATATGCCTAAAGCAATAAATACATAACTATGGCCTTGCTCACCATTCCAACCATCTAAAAAGTAACCTATCATAGGACCAGCAAAGATGTCTGGTGTGTAACCAATAAATGATATAAGACCAACAGCTGTTCCCGTAAGAGTTAAGGGTATTTTGCCTTCTTGCATTACTGCAAAATACAGTACTCTAACAGCGTATACGCCGATAGCTGTAATAATAATACTTGTAAAGAAAAACAACGTAGTGTTTTCTGGTAAGACGCCAGAAGCAAATATGCTAGCGCCGATAATAGATAGTAAAAAACCAATACATAAATAAAGTGAGGCTTTAGATCTGTCTGCTAAAACACCAATGAGAACACCTACAAGAGGTCTTATAAATAATAAGAAAGTTCCTGTTTGTGCAGCTTCAATCTCAGAATATTTCATTACGTCTTTTGCATATAAAGAGAAAATATCTGTAATCTTATAACCTACATAAGCACAGAGTATAATTATCATTAAAAGCCATACAGCTTTAAGCTGTAATACCTCTTTTATGTTTTTAAGTGTAATGTGTTCCTTAATAGTTTCCTTTTCTATTGTTCCTTTAGTATCTAGCTTTAAAAAGAAATAAACTAATAGTCCTATTAGTATTACAATGCCAGATGTTATTAAGATAACAGCTTTAAAAGCTTGACGTTGTTCAATAGTATTAAGGTCTACATCATTATCTGGCATAAGAAACGCAAAAATTAATACCCCTAAAAGTCCAAATAAGGCACCTACCAAGCCACGACCGCCATCTAAAAAACCAAATGCTTTACCTTGGCTGTCTGTGCCACCCCAAATACGAGTTGCTTTAATCATACCAGCCCAAAACAAACAAATTGTAGTAAAACCCCAATATCCATAAAGTATTTTTAACGTTGTGTATGATGGATTGTTGGCATATACAAAACTACCTATGGCAGTTAATATGAGAGAGATTCCCATTAATTTTCTAGGTTGAAATTTATCTGCTAAAGGACCACCAAACAAATAAGACACTAACGCCACTAAGCCATATATTGAAAAACAATAACCAAGCTGTGTATTAGTTACTTGAAATACATCTAAAACGGTAGCCCTAAACACTCTTGCTAAGACAAAAGGTAAAATGAAAACCGCTTCTCCTGCTAAAATTAGGAGAATAATGTAGTGTACTGGTTTTTTTATATTGTCTTTTTTCAAAGGTATGTTACAGTTTGGTTTGTGAAAGATAAGAAATAAGGCTTTGGCAAACTGTATTAGGTTAGGGTCTGTAAATAAGATGTTTTGTGTTAGGGATAGAGCAGGTTACCGTGTAACGGCGAAAGCCCGACCCGATTTAGGGGAACACCCGAAACAGTAACTTGTAATTTGTATTTAAAAAAGCTGTTAACGACTCAAGCAACTGCCTAAGTTTTCATTTATAGTTTTTATTTCTGACACTCTGTCATAATCATTCTAGTGGCACATCTTTTGACTTTTAGTAGTCGAGAAAACAATTTTGAACACTAATAAAATATATTAAGATGAGTAAAATAATTGGAATTGACTTGGGTACTACCAACAGTTGCGTTGCCGTAATGGAAGGTAACGAGCCTACGGTAATCCCAAATGCTGAAGGTAAGCGCACAACTCCTTCTGTCATTGCTTTTGTAGATGGCGGTGAGATTAAAGTGGGTGACCCAGCAAAAAGACAAGCAGTAACTAACCCAACAAAAACGGTTTCTTCTATTAAGCGTTTTATGGGTAACAAATTCAGTGAATCTTCTAAAGAAGTTGAAAGTGCTGCATACGATGTAAAAAAAGGAGATAACGATACGCCAAGAGTAGATATAGACGGTCGTTTATATACACCACAGGAATTATCTGCTATGATTCTTCAGAAAATGAAGAAAACAGCTGAAGATTATCTTGGTACAGACGTTACTGGAGCTGTAATTACAGTACCAGCATACTTTAATGATAGCCAACGCCAAGCAACTAAAGAAGCTGGTGAGATTGCAGGTCTTAAAGTAGAGCGTATTATTAATGAGCCTACTGCTGCTGCATTGGCTTATGGTTTAGATAAGAAAGATACAGACCAAAAGATTGTTGTATTTGACTTTGGTGGTGGTACTCATGACGTTTCTATCCTAGAATTAGGTGACGGCGTTTTTGAAGTATTATCTACAGATGGTGACACACACCTTGGTGGTGATGATGTTGACCAAAAGATAATTAACTGGTTGGCAGATGAGTTCAAATCTGAAGAAGATATGAACCTTAAGAAAGATCCTATGGCGTTACAACGTCTTAAGGAAGCTGCAGAGAAAGCAAAAATTGAGTTGTCTTCTTCTAACCAAACAGAAATCAATTTACCTTACATTACAGCTACTGCAAGCGGACCAAAACACTTGGTACGTACATTAACACGTAGCAAATTTGAGCAATTAATTGATGATTTAGTAAAACGCACAATTACTCCTTGTGAAAAAGCACTTAAAGCTGCTGGATTAAGCAAGAGTGATATAGATGAGGTTATCCTTGTTGGTGGTTCTACACGTATTCCTGCAGTACAAGAAGCTGTAGAGAAATTCTTTGGTAAGAAGCCAAGTAAAGGTGTAAACCCAGATGAGGTTGTAGCTGTTGGTGCTGCAATACAAGGTGGTGTATTAACAGGAGACGTAAAAGACGTTCTTTTATTAGATGTTACACCATTATCTCTAGGTATTGAAACTATGGGTGGCGTTATGACTAAGTTGATTGAGGCAAACACGACTATTCCTACGAATAAGTCTCAGGTCTTCTCAACGGCGGCAGATAACCAGCCAAGTGTAGAAATTCACGTATTACAAGGTGAGCGTCCAATGGCGGCAGATAACAAGACAATTGGTAGATTCCATTTGTCTGATATTCCACCAGCACAACGTGGTGTTCCTCAAATTGAAGTGACTTTCGATATTGATGCTAACGGTATCATTAAAGTAAGTGCAGAAGATAAAGCAACTGGTAAGAAGCAAGATATTAAGATTGAAGCGTCTTCTGGTTTAAGCGAAGAGGAAATCAAGAAAATGAAAGCTGAAGCTGAAGCTAATGCAGATGCAGATGCTAAGACTAAAGAAAAAGTTGATAAGATTAACGAGGCAGATGCTATGGTTTTCCAAACGGAAAAGCAACTTAAAGAATTTGGTGATAAATTATCTGATGATAAGAAAGCACCAATTGAAGAAGCATTAACTGAGTTAAAGGCTGCACACGCAACTGGCGATGTAGACCAAATTCAACCAGCTTTAGATAAGATAAACGAAGCTTGGAAAGTAGCTAGTGAAGAAATGTACAAAGCACAAGCAGAAGCTCAACAAGGCGCTCCAACTGGAGATGCTGGTCAAGCTGAAGGTGATGCTAGTTCTTCTGAAGGTAGCGATGTAGAAGATGTAGATTTTGAAGAAGTAAAATAAGCTTCAATCCTTAACCGGATTTCTATTATATATAAATCCGCAACTCGAAAGAGTTGCGGATTTTTTTTGTTTTAACCATAAAGATTGAAACGATTAGAGTACCAGTTTACTTATATTTATACAACTAAATTAACGCGCATAATGACTACAACTCACCGTTTTTTAATCTTGGTAACCAGCCTATTATCTATAATATCTTGCAAACAACAAACGACTAGTGAAGATCAGATTAAGAATTCTCCAACTCAAATTCAACTTAATACCACTAAAGGAAATATAGTTGTAGAGCTATACAACCAAACACCAAAACACCGTGATAATTTTATAAAACTAGCTAAAGACAGTACATTAAATGGCGTATTGTTTCATAGAGTAATTAAAGATTTTATGATACAGAGTGGTGATATTAAAAGTAAAGCTGCAAAACCACAAGATACTTTGGGAGAAGGCGAGTTGCCATATAGAGTGTCTGCTGAGTTTCATCCAGACTTATTCCATAAAAAAGGAGTATTAGCTGCTGCGAGAGATGGAAATTTAGAGCGTGCATCAAGTAGTACACAATTTTATATTGTACAAGGAAAAATTCAGAACGATAGTTTATTACAATTAAATGAAGATAGAATTAACGGCTGGCTAAGAGAACATAAATTTAAAAATAGCTTTAAGCATAAGGATTTGGTTAATGCTTTACAGCAGGCAGAAATTGTTGGAGATCAAACCTTGTATAAAAAACTTAACGATAGTATTATAAAGCTTGCAAAAGAGTTTGAAGATTTTGAAAGGTATACCATACCAAAAGAACATAGGAAAGTTTATAAAACTATTGGAGGTACGCCACACTTAGACCAGAATTACACAGTTTTTGGAGAAGTTGTAAGTGGTTTAAATATTGTTGATTCAATTGCAAATGCTGCAACAAACAATTTAGATAGACCATTAACAGATATTCGTATTAAGAGCGTTAAAATATTAGAGCAATAGTTAACCATAATTAAAATATGTGTTACGATATAAAAACAAGTAAAAAAGCACAACTAGAGCGTGTAAGGCGCGCTCAAGATTTATTGGCATTAGAGGAAATAGAAGATAGGCTACTACCTTTAACAGATTTGCCTTTGCATCATGCATCTGGATTTAATCATCCAGAAGTACTTATTTATACAGATCGTTCTCCAAATTTTCCAGAAGTTGCAACTTGGGGCTTAGTGCCACATTGGGTAAAAGATACCACTCAAAAAAAACAGTTGTGGAATAAGACCTTAAACGCACGAGGTGAAACAATTTTCGAAAAACCGTCTTTTCGAGATTCTGCTAAACATAAACGCTGCCTCTTTTATGTTGATGGCTTTTATGAGCACCATCACTACAATGGACAGGTGTATCCCTTTTATATTCATAAGAAAGATAACACGGCAATGGCAATGGCAGGATTATGGAATACTTGGGAAGATCCAGAAACTGGCGGACATTTAAATACGTTTTCAATAGTTACTACTATAGGAAATGCATTACTTTCTAAAATACATAACAATCCAAAATTAGAAGGCCCAAGAATGCCTCTAATTTTGCCAGAAGATATAGCAGATCAATGGATAACAAATGTTGATGATTATTTAG
This region of Croceibacter atlanticus HTCC2559 genomic DNA includes:
- a CDS encoding methylmalonyl-CoA mutase subunit beta — encoded protein: MTKDLFKDFDPVSAKAWKQKIQVDLKGADYNDTLIYKSHHGIDVKPFYHREDTKLVSVKAVSSWDVCEKIYIENVEKSITRANNVLTRGAEMLWFVIPNDSVNVKAILDKLNIGDKFIYIECTFLSEVFIKNLKDLQQSYNLKIGVDVIGHLAKDGNWFTNKDEDHSVLNKCIGKDILSIDAALYQNAGANIPQELAYTLAHINEYANHFTDQKDLNFTVKVSIGSNYFFEIAKLRALRLLFSTLAKEYNLNDNLFILAHPTKRNKAIYDYNVNMLRTTTECMSAALGGANAIYNMPYDALFHKNNEFGDRISRNQLLVLKHESYFDIVDNAADGSYYIESLTQQFAEKALEIFKQIEMGGGFVQQLFDGKIQQKIKDSASQEQQLFNDGKLSLIGTNKHPNKQDVMANDLQLYPFVKQNPRKTLIEPIIEKRLAEQLEQERLKNEAK
- a CDS encoding FtsB family cell division protein, with the protein product MRFKDLKQKWWFRFLSNKYILLLIVFAIWMFFFDSNSWFIHNELSNEISDLEKNKDYYKEEIAKDKTTIKTLEDSVEIEKFAREEYYMKRENEEIFIIEYEDSIQ
- the udk gene encoding uridine kinase, producing MLIIGIAGGTGCGKTTVVNQIIDQLATEDVAVISQDHYYKDTSNLTLEQRTKINFDHPQSIDFPLLTQHLNDLRNNKPIEQPVYSFVEHNRTGETTTTYPTKVMIVEGILILTNPELRDLFDIKIYVHADSDERLIRRLKRDIAERGRDLEEVLNRYQTTLKPMHQQFIEPTKEFADMIIPNNRYNTVAVDIVQSIIRERLT
- a CDS encoding MFS transporter, which translates into the protein MKKDNIKKPVHYIILLILAGEAVFILPFVLARVFRATVLDVFQVTNTQLGYCFSIYGLVALVSYLFGGPLADKFQPRKLMGISLILTAIGSFVYANNPSYTTLKILYGYWGFTTICLFWAGMIKATRIWGGTDSQGKAFGFLDGGRGLVGALFGLLGVLIFAFLMPDNDVDLNTIEQRQAFKAVILITSGIVILIGLLVYFFLKLDTKGTIEKETIKEHITLKNIKEVLQLKAVWLLMIIILCAYVGYKITDIFSLYAKDVMKYSEIEAAQTGTFLLFIRPLVGVLIGVLADRSKASLYLCIGFLLSIIGASIFASGVLPENTTLFFFTSIIITAIGVYAVRVLYFAVMQEGKIPLTLTGTAVGLISFIGYTPDIFAGPMIGYFLDGWNGEQGHSYVFIALGIFSTIGFLASILFYKHSKQISTTPKA
- the dnaK gene encoding molecular chaperone DnaK; its protein translation is MSKIIGIDLGTTNSCVAVMEGNEPTVIPNAEGKRTTPSVIAFVDGGEIKVGDPAKRQAVTNPTKTVSSIKRFMGNKFSESSKEVESAAYDVKKGDNDTPRVDIDGRLYTPQELSAMILQKMKKTAEDYLGTDVTGAVITVPAYFNDSQRQATKEAGEIAGLKVERIINEPTAAALAYGLDKKDTDQKIVVFDFGGGTHDVSILELGDGVFEVLSTDGDTHLGGDDVDQKIINWLADEFKSEEDMNLKKDPMALQRLKEAAEKAKIELSSSNQTEINLPYITATASGPKHLVRTLTRSKFEQLIDDLVKRTITPCEKALKAAGLSKSDIDEVILVGGSTRIPAVQEAVEKFFGKKPSKGVNPDEVVAVGAAIQGGVLTGDVKDVLLLDVTPLSLGIETMGGVMTKLIEANTTIPTNKSQVFSTAADNQPSVEIHVLQGERPMAADNKTIGRFHLSDIPPAQRGVPQIEVTFDIDANGIIKVSAEDKATGKKQDIKIEASSGLSEEEIKKMKAEAEANADADAKTKEKVDKINEADAMVFQTEKQLKEFGDKLSDDKKAPIEEALTELKAAHATGDVDQIQPALDKINEAWKVASEEMYKAQAEAQQGAPTGDAGQAEGDASSSEGSDVEDVDFEEVK
- a CDS encoding peptidylprolyl isomerase, whose translation is MTTTHRFLILVTSLLSIISCKQQTTSEDQIKNSPTQIQLNTTKGNIVVELYNQTPKHRDNFIKLAKDSTLNGVLFHRVIKDFMIQSGDIKSKAAKPQDTLGEGELPYRVSAEFHPDLFHKKGVLAAARDGNLERASSSTQFYIVQGKIQNDSLLQLNEDRINGWLREHKFKNSFKHKDLVNALQQAEIVGDQTLYKKLNDSIIKLAKEFEDFERYTIPKEHRKVYKTIGGTPHLDQNYTVFGEVVSGLNIVDSIANAATNNLDRPLTDIRIKSVKILEQ
- a CDS encoding SOS response-associated peptidase; this encodes MCYDIKTSKKAQLERVRRAQDLLALEEIEDRLLPLTDLPLHHASGFNHPEVLIYTDRSPNFPEVATWGLVPHWVKDTTQKKQLWNKTLNARGETIFEKPSFRDSAKHKRCLFYVDGFYEHHHYNGQVYPFYIHKKDNTAMAMAGLWNTWEDPETGGHLNTFSIVTTIGNALLSKIHNNPKLEGPRMPLILPEDIADQWITNVDDYLDEQTITSLIQPYPDEEFSAHTVQKLRGKAYLGNTPNTSEPVIYNELNF